A segment of the Lampris incognitus isolate fLamInc1 chromosome 19, fLamInc1.hap2, whole genome shotgun sequence genome:
ACGAAGCCTTTTTTGTGCCCCCCCTTGAATTTTGTGTGGAAATCTTCCGCGTGTCATTAACAGCAGCGAATAACGTCGCCACCACGTCATCGAGCAGACCGGACagcgagggaggagggggggggcgcgCTCGCTCACTAACGGGGCTGCAGCCTGTGTCGAGTCGACGGTACGGAGGAGACGAGCTGAACTGCGAGATAAGATAATTAATGAATAAAGGATAACATTAACTAGTTAACCCTCGTTTCGGTAAAAACCGAATCCTGTTCGTCCTTACGCAGAGAGGCCGCCCTACGCGTTTTAGATGTTGCCCCGCGGTGGAGGGTCGGTCGGGGCGGCGTTTTACGGGAGGAGCTCCAGCTAATAGATGTCGGTTTAGCCGCAGCCAGCGAGGAATCGTGCGGCGCGAATCCGGTTACGCCGCCCGCATCGCCGCCACCGCCGCCTCGCCTCTTCAAGCGCTGGCTCGCTAAAACGTTAACGCAGCGGTGCTGACATTGCCGTCGTCGTCTACGATGGGACTCATATTCGCCAAACTGTGGAGTTTCTTCTGCAACCAAGGTGGGTCTTTGTCGGCGGAACTGTTTTTAACTGTACGGCGATATGCGGACCTTTAGCTAGCACGAAGCGGGCAACGGGGACGCGAGCCATGCTAGCCTTTAGCTAGCACGAAGTGGGCAACGGGGACGCGAGCCATGCTAGCCTTTAGCTAGCACGAAGCGGGCAACGGGACGCGAGCCATGCTAGCCTTTAGCTAGCACGAAGCGGGCAACGGGGACAAGAGCCATGCTAGCCTTTAGCTAGCACGAAGCGGGCAACGGGGACAAGAGCCATGCTAGCCTTTAGCTAGCACGAAGCGGGCAACGGGGACAAGAGCCATGCTAGCCTTTAGCTAGCTTGTGGCGTTGTGTTATCCCGCTGTAGGTTAGCAGCCCGTGTGGGAAAGATCCGGGCATCCTCCTCGGCTTCTCTCCCACTCGTTTGTTATATCCAAATAAGCCAAGGTTGACCGGCGTTATTTGCACTGATAATGTCTCGGTAACATGATTGTCGCACTAGTCATTCAACATGATGTGAGTTTATTTAGCGTGGATGGCATACATGTACATCAGCCACTTGTTGACGAGCATGTTGTTTACCAGCCGGTTTCACAAAATAACCCCATAGGTTGACATTTATCTCGGCTATACCTAAAGCAGTATAGGtgcatgtttatatatatatatatatatgagagatgcCATCATCACTAGGGACAAATTCGGATACAGGGAAATCAAAGGTGAATGCTGTCACTAAATGCTCTGTGCTGTAGTGATGTTCATTCTGCATGTCTGGGAGAAGAGGAATCTCTCACTGGCCTAATTCCTTTGCCTTGTGCCGTAGCTCTACCTTGCCCTGTGAATTGCAGCAAAGAAGTCCTAATCCCATTCTCTAAATCTGGATTACGCTGTTCCCAGTGTCTGGTTTCACCCGCTTAAAGAGATCTTAATGTAAGCCTAGGTGTAATTGAAAGCTATTGTTGTGGAATGTCGGTTTCATCTGGCAGATATATTATGTGTAATGCTTATTTTTGAGGGGAAGTATACACAGTGACACACTACGATATAATTAAGAGACTCTAAAtttggattttcttttcttttccttgggGATGGTTTGGATGAGATGGTGAAAAAGAATTCTTTTCAATTATGTTGGCCCCTGAACGGCCACCACAGGATAGCTACTTTCTCAGGAAGCAATAGACATACAACATCCTGCAACAGTCTGTATTGAGTGCCAAGACTGTCCCCAGTCATAAACCCTCTGACCAGACTTCCTTCCTCCCCTCAAACCAGAGGCGTCCAAAGGTGGAAAAGTCAAAACACTCCAGTGGGATATTTTAACGTGTGTTAACTTTGATTCTGCCTCTAGTCTGTCATGTGTGCCCATTTGACAAGCAGCTGTCAAACCCCTTATAGTAGTATGGTTGTTAAAACGCCGTTTCTTGATGTTATTTTTGTATGAATGGATGGAAGTTGGAGTCAAAGTCATGCTTTAAGAATGTTGAGGGGCAGAAAGGAAGTTCAGTCTCTTTGATTCTGAATAGGCTGCTGTGAATGACAGGAAAGCAGTGTATGGAAGGAAAGCAGGCATATTCTTGCCTACATGTAGGCAGGATATTGTTTTTTACATTGTGGTTGACACTTGAAATGAGGGCATTATTTTGTCACAATGGAATATGGGTCGATCCTTGAAGTGTGTGGATGACTTGGTCGATTATGTTTGCCGAAACCTCCACATTAGACCATGATTGTGAAATCCTAGCTGTGATACATTTGGTGTGCTTTTttccatttgtttgtttgttttttgttttttttcagaacATAAGGTGATTATCGTGGGACTGGACAATGCAGGAAAGACTACAATCCTCTACCAGTTGTGAGTAGCATTTATTTCATGCCATTGCACCTTTCTTTGCTTCTCTTAATATctgagtctttttttttaaactttttatcTAGCCTGATGAATGAGGTGGTCCATACATCACCCACCATAGGGAGTAATGTGGAGGAAATAGTTGTGAAGAATACTCACTTCCTAATGTGGGATATTGGAGGACAGGAGTCTCTCAGGTCCTCTTGGAATACATACTACTCCAATACAGAGGTGAGATCCCCTTTTCAAACCACACATCTGGAATTTACACTCTAAACACCAGCCAACACACTGTGCCAACTTTCGGTCCATGTGGCAGAAGGCTGGATTGGATCTGAACTGAACAGCTTGTTGATGTGTTCCCGACGGCCTTGCGTGTGTTTTTAGGCATGCTTTCAGTGCCACAGTACAGGGCTGTAGTGTACAGCTGTCAACTACGTTGGGCTTTTTAATCCCTAATAGATGTTGTCGTTGAGGGCTAACAAAAGAAGTGCCCAGCAGCTGGCGTGTTTGTTCAGCGCACAGACGGCAATGGGGGCCGCCCAAGTCAGAGGTCATTCTCCCACAAAGGGGCCTGTCTGAAAGGCAGGGCTAGGGTCAGCCTGCACtgaggagagagaaggggggaacgCAGAAAGAAACGGAGAAATAACTGATCATAGCAAGGTGGAAAGACCTTGAAGAATGGCCTTTTTTGAAACCACTTCTGCCGGTGTCTACAGCTCACACTGTCCAAGTTTATACTGTAACACAATATTGGCCACGCTCATGTTTATCCTCCAACATCTGTCCGAAAAAACCTCTTCACTGCATTTTCTTCGGGTAGCAGCCTTCCTGTATTCACTCTCATGTACACCTCTCTCTAAAATTAGACGAACCATTCCTTTTGTCATGCGTTGTCAGTCGCTTTCATTCAAAAAGGGCAGTTAGCATAGCAGCCACTGGCAGCGGGGGCAACGCCATTGTGAAGCACTTGGACAGGGAGCCCCCACCCACTGTGTTTAAGTGTGTTGCTGTAAATGGCTTTTGAAAAGGTTGctaagtgttgttgtttttgcaccttctGATCGCTAGTTCGTCATTCTGGTGGTGgacagcacagacagagagaggctggCTATTTCTAAGGAGGAGCTCTACAGGATGCTGGCTCATGAGGTAAGATACCCTGCTGCGGACATGGGGCAGTGCCAGCAAAACTAAAGCCCGAGGAAAATAGAGCGAAGCAGAACCAGCCTCATGTTTATTATAATGGGTATTGATCTTCCTCCTAATCTcaatcttcctcttttttttacttttattaaaTTTTGGTAAGCTTTTCATTTTCTCCATTTTCATATTTTCTTCAGTCGTGTGTGTTCTTTCATCTTTAAAgctgctttgtaagctctttgtaaTTTGATTTTAGAATTTTATTCCTCTGACCAACAAGTTTCCCTCACAGCCATTTAAGTTTCCAACCCATCTCATTGCTCAGTGTCTGGAGTACAGGTACTTTGTTTCATTGTCCTCTACCTTCTTCCCTCTGTCCTCCATCCCACAGGACCTGAGAAAGGCAGCTGTGTTGATATTTGCCAATAAGCAGGATATGAAGGACTGTATGTCCGCGGCAGAGATCTCCAAATACCTCACCCTCAGCTCCATCAAAGACCACCCCTGGCACATTCAGTCCTGCTGTGCTCTTACAGGAGAGGGGTAAGAAAACCCTGGTTCAGAAATCACTAACTAACTTAGTGCAAGCATCATATAGAGTGAAGGTTCTTGATCGTAGGGCATGGCAGTTACATTTGTTTCAGATAAtatatatgcgcacacacacacatatatatacgtatatatatatatatatatatacacatatacatccattatccaagctgcttatcctaattggggtcacggaatgctggagcctatcccagcagtcattgggcggcaggtggggagacaccctggacaggccgccagtcaccagtccatcacagggcatgtgtgtgtgtgtgtgtgtgtgtgtgtgtgtgtgtgtgtgtgtgtgtgtgtgtgtgtgtgtatgtatgtatatatatgagtgCTTCATTTCCCAGTATGAATCATCATTGCTGATAACATACTAAACTGTGGTGTGAGCTATGACTTACATCACTTATAAACTGATGagacaaaacattatgaccacctgcctaatatactGTTGGTTCctctgtgtgctgccaaaacagtgccgacccacagaggcatggactctgcaagacccctgaaggtgtcctgtggtgtgtagcaccaaaacattagcagcagatctttcaagtcctgtaagttgcgagataGAGCAGCCATAGATCGTACTTGTTggttcagcacatcccacagatgctctatcagattgagatctgaagaatttggaggccagggcaacaccttgaactctgtcgtgttcctcaaactattcctgaacaatttttgcagtgatgcagggcacattatcctgttgaaagaggccactgccatcagggaataccattgctatGAAGTGCTTTACCttgtctgcaacagtgtttaggtaggtggcacgtgtcacatTCCACAGGAATGgacagacccagggtttcccagcagaacattgcccagagcattacacttcctccaccggcttgtcgtcttcccacagtacatcctggtgccatcacttcccgaAGGTAAACGGCGCATTTGTACACGGatatccacatgatctaaaagaaaacaggactcatcagaccaggcgaccttcttccactgctaaaAGGTCCAGCTCTGATGCTCAAGGGCCCCTTGTGggtgctttcgatggtggacaggggtcatcatgggcactctgactggtctggggCTAGGCAGGCCCATACACACccgggtgtgatgcactgtgtgtcggACCAGGCGGGATAGCCTTCTTATCCCTCTCACATCAGTGAGCCTTTGGTGGCCAACACCCTGATGTGGGTTTGTCAttcgtccctcctcagaccactgtcggtaTGTACTCACCATtgttgactgggagcaccccacaagccttgcagtttcagagatgctgtgacccagttgtctggctgtagcaatttggcccttgtcaaagttgctcaggtctttactcctgcccatttctcctgcatcaaatacactgactacgagaactgattgttcgcttacgatctaatcta
Coding sequences within it:
- the arl8 gene encoding ADP-ribosylation factor-like 8 isoform X1, with protein sequence MGLIFAKLWSFFCNQEHKVIIVGLDNAGKTTILYQFLMNEVVHTSPTIGSNVEEIVVKNTHFLMWDIGGQESLRSSWNTYYSNTEFVILVVDSTDRERLAISKEELYRMLAHEDLRKAAVLIFANKQDMKDCMSAAEISKYLTLSSIKDHPWHIQSCCALTGEGLCQGLEWMTSRAGLR
- the arl8 gene encoding ADP-ribosylation factor-like 8 isoform X2, translated to MGLIFAKLWSFFCNQEHKVIIVGLDNAGKTTILYQFLMNEVVHTSPTIGSNVEEIVVKNTHFLMWDIGGQESLRSSWNTYYSNTEFVILVVDSTDRERLAISKEELYRMLAHEDLRKAAVLIFANKQDMKDCMSAAEISKYLTLSSIKDHPWHIQSCCALTGEGV